One Synechococcus sp. PROS-9-1 DNA window includes the following coding sequences:
- the clpP gene encoding ATP-dependent Clp endopeptidase proteolytic subunit ClpP: MINARSHHPIENRWRGTLPVSAHAPFASPGVPTVVEQSGRGERSFDIYSRLLRERIIFLGTDVNDQVADALVAQLLFLEAEDPEKDIQVYINSPGGSITAGLAIYDTMQQVAPDVVTICYGLAASMGAFLLSGGCKGKRLALPNARIMIHQPLGGAQGQAVDIEIMAQEILFLKETLNGLMAEHTGQPLAKITEDTERDYFLSPAEAVEYGLIDRVVDNLGGEGIITGG, encoded by the coding sequence GTGATCAACGCCCGCAGCCACCACCCAATCGAAAACCGCTGGCGAGGAACCCTTCCCGTCTCGGCTCACGCCCCGTTTGCCTCTCCAGGGGTTCCCACGGTGGTGGAGCAGTCCGGACGAGGTGAACGCTCCTTTGATATTTATTCCCGTCTGCTCAGGGAGAGAATCATCTTTCTCGGCACCGACGTGAACGACCAGGTGGCGGATGCTCTGGTTGCTCAACTGCTTTTTCTAGAAGCGGAAGACCCTGAAAAAGACATTCAGGTGTACATCAATTCACCGGGCGGCTCGATTACTGCAGGTTTGGCGATCTACGACACCATGCAGCAGGTGGCACCAGACGTTGTCACCATCTGCTACGGCCTCGCTGCCTCGATGGGAGCATTCCTGCTGAGCGGAGGCTGCAAAGGCAAACGCTTAGCGCTCCCGAATGCCCGGATCATGATCCACCAACCCTTAGGCGGTGCCCAAGGTCAAGCCGTAGACATCGAAATCATGGCGCAGGAAATTTTATTTCTTAAGGAAACCCTGAACGGTCTGATGGCGGAGCATACCGGCCAACCGCTCGCCAAAATCACCGAAGACACTGAACGGGACTACTTCCTTTCTCCAGCAGAAGCGGTTGAATACGGATTGATCGATCGCGTTGTGGACAATCTCGGAGGCGAAGGAATCATTACGGGGGGCTGA
- the tig gene encoding trigger factor gives MSAASLKVTSKARPGSRLAVEVAIPAERSQASYEAAISQLSRSVNLPGFRKGKVPRSVLVQQLGGLRIRATALENLVDAIWRDTIKQETIEALGQPEVDGGYEALLESFEPGKPLSVTFEADVAPTPTLKTTKGLKAEAESVSFDATKVDDMLEQSRRQLATVVPVEGRKAAEGDIAVVGFKGIYSDDGSEIEGGSSDSMDVDLENGRMIPGFIEGVVGMAVGDSKTVACNFPEDYPKEDARGRKASFEIELKDLKTRELPDLDDDFAKQASEQETLAELRSDLEKRLKDDAERRTSSNRRDALLAALVEQLEVELPETLVQQEVRNLVEQTAAQFSQQGMDVKSLFTPELVRNLMETSRPEAEERLRRSLALSALAEAESLKLEDPEIDAKVKEVSAQLTGERDIDPNRLRQAVIEDLLQEKLLGWLEENSTVSEKAPEKDKPSATDA, from the coding sequence ATGAGTGCCGCCAGCCTGAAGGTCACCTCCAAAGCCCGCCCCGGCAGCCGTCTGGCCGTTGAAGTAGCGATTCCAGCCGAACGCAGTCAGGCCAGCTACGAAGCGGCGATCTCACAGCTCAGTCGCAGCGTGAATCTGCCCGGATTCCGCAAAGGAAAGGTGCCTCGCTCTGTTCTCGTGCAACAACTGGGTGGACTGCGCATTCGCGCCACCGCGCTCGAGAACCTCGTGGACGCCATCTGGCGGGACACCATCAAACAGGAAACGATTGAAGCCCTAGGCCAACCCGAAGTGGATGGCGGCTACGAAGCCTTGCTGGAGTCTTTTGAACCTGGCAAGCCCCTTTCCGTCACCTTTGAAGCCGATGTGGCTCCCACCCCAACCCTGAAAACCACCAAGGGGCTGAAAGCGGAAGCGGAGAGCGTCAGCTTCGATGCCACAAAAGTGGATGACATGCTCGAGCAATCACGCCGTCAACTCGCCACCGTGGTTCCGGTGGAAGGCCGCAAGGCTGCAGAAGGCGACATCGCCGTGGTGGGTTTTAAAGGCATCTACAGCGACGACGGCAGCGAAATCGAAGGCGGCAGCTCCGATTCGATGGATGTGGACCTCGAGAATGGACGCATGATCCCGGGCTTCATTGAAGGCGTTGTGGGCATGGCCGTTGGTGATAGCAAAACCGTGGCCTGCAATTTCCCTGAGGACTACCCCAAGGAAGATGCGCGCGGACGCAAGGCCAGCTTCGAGATCGAACTGAAGGATCTCAAAACCAGAGAACTTCCCGACTTGGATGACGACTTCGCCAAACAAGCCAGCGAACAGGAAACCTTGGCCGAGCTCCGCTCTGACCTTGAAAAGCGTTTGAAGGATGACGCTGAGCGCCGTACCAGCAGCAATCGACGCGATGCCCTGCTCGCTGCTCTCGTCGAGCAACTTGAGGTGGAACTGCCTGAAACCTTGGTTCAACAGGAGGTGCGCAACCTCGTGGAACAAACCGCAGCTCAATTCTCACAACAGGGAATGGATGTGAAATCTCTGTTCACTCCTGAGCTCGTCCGCAACTTGATGGAAACCTCACGCCCGGAAGCGGAGGAGCGCTTGCGCCGCAGTCTTGCCCTCTCGGCCCTGGCGGAAGCAGAAAGCCTCAAGCTTGAGGACCCAGAGATCGACGCCAAAGTGAAGGAGGTCTCAGCCCAACTCACCGGTGAGCGTGACATCGACCCCAACCGTCTCCGTCAAGCGGTGATCGAGGATCTGCTCCAAGAAAAACTGCTCGGCTGGCTGGAAGAAAACAGCACCGTGAGTGAAAAGGCACCTGAGAAGGACAAGCCCAGCGCCACCGATGCCTGA